In Aliamphritea ceti, a single window of DNA contains:
- a CDS encoding aldehyde dehydrogenase family protein — MTEQKNWQNFIAGEWVDGSETIDVLDPANGEVFASMAAANEADIDRAVTAARACVASGVLTDCRPAQRADILYRIAGEIHALAERGAALLVQESGKSLDDAMGEFTTAARYFEYYAGMADKIEGKSIPLGNDYVDFTYYEPIGVSAQIVPWNFPVDICARSLAPALAAGNAVVVKTPENTPLAMLLLAEACQRAGLPDGALSIINGYGYSTGAQLVAHPGVDQIVFTGSVATGQAILRSAADRALPCVMELGGKSAAVVFNDVNMDQLLSSVKWGIFFNAGQVCSAMSRMLVQRDVYDQVVAAVKDLAQSLRMGPGMENSDLTPLVSADQQQRVASIVERAKDEGARLVTGGSIPDRAGYFFEATVFADVTPEMSIFRDEVFGPVLAITPFDTEEEAWELANGTDFGLVAGVFTHDLTRAMRASRKLQAGQVFVNEWYAGGIETPFGGIKMSGYGREKGQEALYSYVHTKNVAIRVT, encoded by the coding sequence CGACGTGCTTGATCCAGCTAATGGTGAAGTATTTGCCAGTATGGCCGCAGCGAATGAGGCTGACATTGACCGGGCAGTAACCGCTGCCCGTGCGTGTGTCGCCAGTGGTGTACTGACTGACTGCAGGCCTGCACAGCGGGCCGATATCCTTTACCGTATTGCCGGTGAAATTCATGCGCTGGCGGAACGTGGTGCTGCTTTGCTGGTTCAGGAAAGCGGTAAGTCATTGGACGATGCCATGGGTGAGTTCACCACAGCCGCGCGTTATTTCGAATATTACGCGGGTATGGCGGACAAGATTGAAGGTAAGTCTATTCCATTAGGCAACGACTATGTCGATTTTACCTACTACGAGCCAATTGGCGTTTCTGCCCAAATAGTTCCGTGGAATTTCCCGGTTGATATTTGCGCCCGTTCACTGGCGCCAGCATTGGCGGCTGGTAACGCGGTTGTTGTTAAAACACCGGAGAACACGCCTTTAGCTATGTTGTTACTGGCGGAAGCTTGCCAGCGTGCCGGATTGCCAGATGGTGCTCTAAGCATTATCAACGGTTATGGCTATAGCACCGGCGCACAGCTGGTGGCCCATCCGGGGGTTGATCAGATTGTCTTTACTGGTTCTGTTGCAACTGGCCAGGCGATTCTGCGTTCTGCTGCAGACCGTGCTCTGCCTTGTGTAATGGAGCTTGGCGGTAAGTCTGCCGCGGTTGTGTTTAACGATGTAAACATGGATCAGCTGCTGAGCAGTGTGAAGTGGGGCATCTTCTTTAATGCTGGTCAGGTTTGCTCAGCTATGTCCCGAATGCTGGTGCAGCGTGATGTATATGATCAGGTTGTGGCAGCAGTTAAAGATTTAGCTCAGAGTTTACGTATGGGCCCTGGCATGGAGAATTCAGATCTGACGCCGCTGGTGTCAGCTGACCAGCAACAGCGGGTTGCCAGTATTGTTGAGCGCGCTAAAGATGAAGGCGCCCGGTTAGTAACAGGCGGTAGTATTCCTGACCGTGCCGGTTATTTCTTCGAAGCAACAGTATTTGCAGATGTTACGCCTGAGATGAGCATCTTCCGTGATGAAGTATTTGGCCCGGTATTGGCCATTACGCCATTCGATACAGAAGAAGAAGCCTGGGAACTGGCCAACGGCACAGACTTCGGTTTAGTCGCCGGTGTATTCACTCATGACCTAACTCGCGCAATGCGTGCCAGCCGTAAGTTGCAGGCGGGGCAGGTGTTTGTGAACGAGTGGTATGCAGGTGGCATTGAAACACCTTTTGGTGGTATCAAAATGTCTGGTTACGGTCGTGAAAAAGGCCAGGAAGCATTGTATAGCTATGTTCATACTAAGAACGTTGCTATTCGAGTGACCTGA
- a CDS encoding FAD-dependent oxidoreductase produces the protein MIEITESPVATSSVAESVSDAPIAAVLNDEPPVVIVGSGFAGYTLAETLREKSPQKPIIVFTSDDGANYSKPGLSNALTRGKSAAQLVTETALQIEKRLNIRIYTRVQVERIDADAHLLHTDIGEQAYSKLILATGAAPIRLPLAGSGAADVLSVNDLGDYRVMRAQLEGAKKVCIIGNGLIGCEFANDLSNQGLNVTVVGLGDWAMQGLIPQQVGEQLQSKLAEQGVNWQLQDSVEIVDQADSGYLLTLTSGVKVEADLVISAVGLKPRTELAQTAGIDCNRGVKVNGGLRTNVADVYALGDCAELQGKVLPYIAPINFGVRALADCLLGRPTMAQYPYMPVVVKTPALPLTIQSPEVGSEGDWQTETTDDGMRSLFRDSAGMLKGFVLAGSCTSERQQWLDQLI, from the coding sequence ATGATCGAAATCACTGAATCCCCTGTAGCTACTTCTTCTGTTGCTGAATCCGTTTCTGATGCGCCTATTGCTGCGGTACTGAACGACGAGCCACCAGTTGTTATTGTTGGCAGTGGTTTTGCGGGTTACACACTTGCAGAGACGCTACGCGAAAAATCACCGCAGAAGCCAATCATTGTTTTCACGTCTGATGACGGCGCTAACTACTCTAAACCTGGCCTCTCGAATGCACTGACCCGAGGCAAGAGTGCAGCACAGTTGGTAACTGAAACTGCATTGCAAATTGAAAAACGTCTTAATATCCGTATTTATACCCGTGTTCAGGTTGAGCGTATTGATGCTGACGCGCATTTATTGCACACCGATATTGGTGAGCAAGCGTATAGCAAACTGATACTGGCCACTGGCGCGGCGCCAATTCGTTTACCGCTGGCAGGCAGTGGCGCAGCAGATGTTCTGAGTGTGAATGATTTAGGTGATTACCGGGTGATGCGTGCTCAGCTGGAAGGGGCAAAGAAAGTCTGCATTATTGGTAATGGCTTAATCGGCTGTGAGTTTGCTAATGACCTGAGTAATCAGGGGCTGAATGTAACGGTTGTTGGTCTGGGTGACTGGGCAATGCAAGGCCTGATACCGCAGCAGGTAGGTGAGCAGCTTCAGTCTAAGCTGGCAGAGCAAGGTGTTAACTGGCAGCTACAGGACAGCGTTGAGATTGTTGATCAGGCTGATTCCGGTTATCTGTTAACGCTAACCAGTGGTGTAAAAGTTGAAGCTGATCTGGTGATATCCGCCGTAGGTCTTAAGCCACGCACTGAACTGGCACAAACTGCAGGCATTGACTGTAATCGTGGCGTAAAGGTGAATGGCGGATTACGGACTAACGTAGCAGATGTGTATGCTTTGGGTGACTGTGCTGAACTGCAGGGCAAAGTACTGCCTTATATTGCGCCGATTAACTTTGGTGTACGTGCACTGGCAGATTGCCTGCTAGGACGGCCGACGATGGCACAGTATCCTTATATGCCAGTTGTGGTTAAAACCCCTGCATTACCATTAACGATTCAGTCTCCGGAAGTTGGCAGTGAAGGTGACTGGCAGACTGAAACGACAGATGACGGTATGCGCAGTTTGTTCCGTGATTCTGCAGGTATGCTTAAAGGTTTTGTATTGGCTGGTAGCTGTACGTCTGAACGTCAGCAATGGCTTGATCAGCTAATCTGA
- a CDS encoding porin family protein: MRLFPFFFHKQFVKPFLPGIVLTASCLFSSLCSASLEELSEFIDAGQYGKAYELANTMLAEHEGDPVFDVQYAVAAIETFNLEEGVFALERVLLVEPDNQLAKLELARGYYQQRKFDQSAAMFNAVKANQPPPRVATRIDRYLALIEAKRVNRFTRVQGFIELYAGYDSNINAAPDSQLTRVVLSNDALGRDDSFAALKAGLDVEHRYAEDKSLILETRFDVRSYNTEDQQDNSNLTLKAGHRWYQDNNQYQINLVRQDYRLDQKSYRNLLGVGFDWNHQLSNRSLLRSYFAVNDLDYDTTSWRDSRQYSLGTNYLYAGDGELKPVYVLGGFIGNEKPDNPGVLANADVDRDFYGVSLGVQLTPMQDLTLMPSLVYQVSEYAGAHWIYGVKRKDKYAALNLSMNWRFKPDWSLLATYSYADANSNIELNDYRREQINLGLRRDFK, from the coding sequence GTGAGATTGTTTCCTTTTTTCTTTCACAAACAGTTTGTTAAACCTTTTCTTCCGGGGATTGTGCTGACTGCTTCCTGTCTGTTCAGCAGTCTTTGTTCTGCCTCACTTGAAGAACTCTCTGAATTTATTGATGCTGGCCAGTATGGCAAAGCCTATGAGTTAGCCAACACAATGCTGGCTGAACATGAAGGTGACCCTGTATTCGATGTTCAGTATGCAGTAGCTGCCATTGAGACCTTTAACCTTGAAGAAGGGGTCTTCGCATTAGAGCGTGTCTTGCTTGTTGAGCCAGATAACCAGCTAGCCAAACTTGAACTTGCCCGTGGTTATTACCAGCAGCGAAAGTTTGATCAGTCTGCAGCTATGTTTAATGCCGTTAAAGCTAACCAGCCACCTCCAAGAGTAGCGACCCGCATCGATCGGTATCTTGCTTTGATCGAAGCAAAACGGGTTAACCGCTTTACCCGGGTACAGGGTTTTATCGAACTCTATGCCGGTTACGATTCTAATATAAACGCTGCGCCAGACAGCCAGTTAACCCGTGTGGTACTGAGTAATGATGCCTTAGGGCGGGATGATTCATTTGCTGCACTAAAAGCAGGTTTGGATGTAGAGCACCGTTATGCCGAAGACAAATCACTGATTCTTGAAACCCGTTTTGATGTCCGCAGCTATAACACTGAAGATCAGCAGGATAACTCTAATCTGACTTTAAAAGCTGGTCATCGCTGGTATCAGGATAATAACCAATACCAGATAAACCTTGTTCGTCAGGATTATCGGCTGGATCAGAAGTCATACAGAAACCTGCTGGGTGTCGGCTTCGACTGGAACCATCAGTTGAGTAACCGCAGTTTACTGCGCTCTTATTTTGCCGTTAATGATCTTGATTATGACACTACAAGCTGGAGAGATTCTCGCCAGTACAGTTTAGGGACCAATTATCTGTATGCCGGTGATGGTGAGTTAAAGCCGGTGTATGTTTTAGGCGGTTTTATCGGTAACGAGAAACCAGATAATCCGGGGGTGTTGGCGAATGCTGATGTCGACCGGGACTTTTACGGTGTGAGTCTGGGCGTACAGCTGACACCGATGCAAGACCTTACACTGATGCCGAGTCTGGTATATCAGGTAAGTGAATATGCGGGGGCGCACTGGATTTACGGTGTTAAACGTAAAGACAAGTATGCCGCGTTAAATCTAAGTATGAATTGGCGGTTCAAGCCTGACTGGTCGTTGTTGGCCACTTACAGCTATGCCGATGCTAATTCAAACATTGAACTGAATGATTACCGGCGAGAGCAGATTAATTTAGGCCTGCGCCGGGATTTTAAGTGA